A single genomic interval of Streptomyces showdoensis harbors:
- the trpB gene encoding tryptophan synthase subunit beta, which yields MSSEFFIPDPEGQVPSPEGYFGAYGGKFIPEALVAAVDEVAVEYDKAKADPEFARELNDLMVNYTGRPSALTEVPRFAEHAGGARVFLKREDLNHTGSHKINNVLGQALLTKRMGKTRVIAETGAGQHGVATATACALFGLDCTIYMGEIDTQRQALNVARMRILGAEVIAVKSGSRTLKDAINEAFRDWVANVDNTHYLFGTVAGPHPFPAMVRDFHRVIGVEARRQILERAGRLPDAAVACVGGGSNAIGLFHAFVPDASVRLIGCEPAGHGVETGEHAATLTAGEPGILHGSRSYVLQDEEGQITEPYSISAGLDYPGIGPEHAYLKDSGRGEYRAVTDDAAMQALRLLSRTEGIIPAIESAHALAGALEIGKELGPEGLLLVNLSGRGDKDMDTAARYFGLYDGEGSQ from the coding sequence ATGTCCAGCGAGTTCTTCATTCCAGACCCGGAGGGTCAGGTCCCGTCCCCCGAGGGCTACTTCGGCGCCTACGGCGGCAAGTTCATCCCGGAGGCCCTCGTCGCCGCCGTCGACGAGGTCGCCGTCGAGTACGACAAGGCCAAGGCCGACCCCGAGTTCGCCCGCGAGCTCAACGACCTGATGGTCAACTACACCGGTCGCCCCAGCGCCCTCACCGAGGTCCCGCGCTTCGCCGAGCACGCCGGCGGCGCCCGGGTCTTCCTCAAGCGCGAGGACCTCAACCACACCGGCTCGCACAAGATCAACAACGTGCTCGGCCAGGCCCTGCTCACCAAGCGCATGGGCAAGACCCGCGTGATCGCGGAGACCGGCGCCGGCCAGCACGGCGTCGCCACCGCCACCGCCTGCGCCCTCTTCGGTCTCGACTGCACCATCTACATGGGCGAGATCGACACCCAGCGCCAGGCCCTCAACGTGGCCCGCATGCGCATCCTCGGCGCCGAGGTCATCGCCGTGAAGTCCGGCAGCCGCACCCTCAAGGACGCCATCAACGAGGCGTTCCGCGACTGGGTCGCCAACGTGGACAACACCCACTACCTCTTCGGCACGGTCGCCGGACCGCACCCCTTCCCCGCCATGGTCCGCGACTTCCACCGCGTCATCGGCGTCGAGGCCCGCCGCCAGATCCTGGAGCGCGCCGGCCGCCTGCCCGACGCCGCCGTCGCCTGCGTCGGCGGCGGATCCAACGCCATCGGCCTCTTCCACGCCTTCGTCCCGGACGCCTCCGTCCGGCTGATCGGCTGCGAGCCGGCCGGCCACGGCGTCGAGACCGGTGAGCACGCGGCCACCCTGACCGCGGGCGAGCCCGGCATCCTGCACGGCTCCCGCTCCTACGTCCTCCAGGACGAGGAGGGCCAGATCACCGAGCCGTACTCGATCTCCGCCGGACTCGACTACCCCGGCATCGGCCCGGAGCACGCCTACCTCAAGGACAGCGGCCGGGGCGAGTACCGCGCCGTCACCGACGACGCCGCCATGCAGGCCCTGCGCCTGCTCTCCCGTACCGAGGGCATCATCCCGGCCATCGAGTCCGCGCACGCCCTGGCGGGGGCCCTGGAGATCGGCAAGGAGCTCGGCCCGGAGGGCCTGCTCCTCGTCAACCTCTCCGGGCGCGGCGACAAGGACATGGACACCGCGGCCCGCTACTTCGGCCTGTACGACGGGGAGGGCTCCCAGTGA
- a CDS encoding HpcH/HpaI aldolase/citrate lyase family protein: MTRAATPLTWLYAPGDRPSVVRKALASGADVVIVDLEDSVAPDRKAYALAATAELLAEPHPVPIHVRIHTPRDIRALAPLPGIVALRVPKVTHPTDIHRIVELAQGLPLYPLLENALAVEHAYAIAAAHPSVHGIALGEADLAADLGVQEDSGLDWPRSRVVVAARAAALPPPVQSVHPDVRDLDALAAGCARGRAMGFLGRAAIHPRQLPVIARAYRPTPDEIAAAEEVVKAAEAEEGALALPDGRFVDAAVVEGARRVLALAARTA, translated from the coding sequence ATGACCCGGGCCGCGACCCCCCTCACCTGGCTCTACGCCCCCGGCGACCGCCCGTCCGTGGTCCGCAAGGCCCTGGCCTCCGGAGCCGACGTCGTCATCGTCGACCTGGAGGACTCGGTGGCCCCGGACCGCAAGGCCTACGCCTTGGCCGCGACCGCCGAACTGCTCGCCGAACCCCACCCCGTACCGATCCACGTCCGCATCCACACGCCCCGTGACATCCGCGCACTCGCACCCCTCCCCGGGATCGTCGCTCTCCGTGTTCCCAAGGTGACACACCCCACTGACATCCACCGGATCGTCGAGCTCGCCCAGGGCCTCCCGCTCTACCCGCTCCTGGAGAACGCCCTGGCCGTCGAGCACGCGTACGCCATCGCCGCCGCCCACCCCTCGGTCCACGGCATCGCCCTCGGCGAGGCCGACCTCGCCGCCGACCTGGGCGTACAGGAGGACAGCGGCCTCGACTGGCCGCGCAGCCGGGTCGTGGTCGCCGCCCGCGCCGCCGCGCTCCCGCCCCCGGTCCAGTCGGTCCACCCCGACGTCCGCGACCTGGACGCGCTCGCCGCCGGGTGCGCGCGGGGCCGGGCCATGGGCTTCCTCGGCCGGGCCGCGATCCACCCGCGCCAGCTCCCGGTCATCGCCCGCGCCTACCGCCCCACGCCCGACGAGATCGCCGCGGCCGAGGAGGTCGTCAAGGCGGCGGAGGCCGAGGAGGGGGCGCTCGCCCTCCCCGACGGCCGCTTCGTGGACGCCGCCGTCGTCGAGGGCGCCCGCCGCGTCCTGGCCCTCGCGGCCCGTACGGCCTGA
- the trpA gene encoding tryptophan synthase subunit alpha encodes MTTGTGTIQLLSDTLAKAKAEDRAALIAYLPAGFPTVDGGIAAIKAVFDGGADVVEVGLPHSDPVLDGPVIQTADDIALRGGVKIADVMRTVREAHAATGKPVLVMTYWNPIDRYGVERFTEELAAAGGAGCILPDLPVQESALWREHADKHGLATVFVVAPSSKDERLATITAAGSGFVYAASLMGVTGTRASVGEQASDLVRRTRATSDLPVCVGLGVSNAEQAKEVAGFADGVIVGSAFVQRILDADGDEAAALGAVRELAAELAEGVRRTP; translated from the coding sequence GTGACGACCGGCACCGGCACCATCCAGCTGCTCAGCGACACCCTGGCCAAGGCCAAGGCCGAGGACCGCGCCGCGCTCATCGCGTACCTCCCGGCCGGGTTCCCGACCGTGGACGGCGGCATCGCCGCGATCAAGGCCGTCTTCGACGGCGGCGCCGACGTCGTGGAGGTCGGCCTGCCGCACAGCGACCCGGTCCTCGACGGCCCGGTCATCCAGACCGCCGACGACATCGCCCTGCGCGGCGGCGTCAAGATCGCCGACGTCATGCGCACGGTGCGGGAGGCCCACGCGGCCACCGGCAAGCCGGTCCTCGTCATGACGTACTGGAACCCCATCGACCGCTACGGCGTCGAGCGCTTCACCGAGGAGCTCGCCGCGGCCGGCGGCGCGGGCTGCATCCTGCCCGACCTGCCGGTCCAGGAGTCCGCGCTCTGGCGGGAGCACGCCGACAAGCACGGTCTCGCCACCGTCTTCGTCGTCGCCCCCAGCAGCAAGGACGAGCGGCTCGCCACCATCACCGCGGCCGGCTCCGGCTTCGTCTACGCCGCCTCCCTGATGGGCGTCACCGGCACCCGCGCCTCGGTCGGCGAGCAGGCCTCCGATCTCGTCCGCCGTACCCGGGCCACCTCCGACCTGCCCGTCTGCGTCGGACTCGGCGTCTCGAACGCGGAGCAGGCGAAGGAGGTCGCCGGCTTCGCCGACGGCGTCATCGTCGGCTCCGCCTTCGTGCAGCGGATCCTCGACGCCGACGGCGACGAGGCCGCCGCGCTCGGCGCCGTAAGGGAACTGGCGGCCGAACTCGCCGAGGGCGTGCGCCGCACCCCGTAA
- a CDS encoding DsbA family protein: MSEKNSGGTQSARERLQQQRQRDKAREKQRRVLIVSAAVVGVLGLAAVVGVIAANSGGKDSSDKAGPVVAPTGAIGGDKPAIPQGRPDAPSTLAIWEDFRCPACAQFENFFRDTIHELEASGAVKAEYHLATLIDGNMGGSGSLRAANAAACAQDAGKFTQYHDVLYINQPQETDDAYAKNDKLIELAAKVPGLDTPAFRTCVEDGTHDAWVKKSNDAFKASEFTGTPSVLLNGESIFPSKGNEQISVENLKKWVAEANKGKKAGTASPAAGSAAR; the protein is encoded by the coding sequence GTGAGCGAGAAGAACAGTGGCGGTACCCAGAGCGCGCGGGAGCGCCTCCAGCAGCAGCGTCAGCGTGACAAGGCCCGCGAGAAGCAGCGGCGCGTCCTCATCGTGTCGGCCGCGGTCGTCGGCGTCCTCGGTCTGGCCGCGGTCGTCGGGGTGATCGCCGCCAACAGCGGCGGCAAGGACAGCTCCGACAAGGCCGGCCCCGTGGTCGCCCCCACCGGGGCCATCGGCGGCGACAAGCCCGCCATCCCCCAGGGCAGGCCGGACGCCCCGTCCACGCTCGCGATCTGGGAGGACTTCCGCTGCCCCGCCTGCGCCCAGTTCGAGAACTTCTTCCGGGACACCATCCACGAGCTGGAGGCCTCGGGCGCCGTCAAGGCCGAGTACCACCTCGCCACCCTGATCGACGGCAACATGGGCGGCAGCGGCTCCCTGCGCGCCGCCAACGCGGCGGCCTGCGCCCAGGACGCCGGGAAGTTCACGCAGTACCACGACGTGCTCTACATCAACCAGCCGCAGGAGACCGACGACGCCTACGCGAAGAACGACAAGCTGATCGAGCTCGCGGCGAAGGTCCCCGGGCTCGACACCCCCGCCTTCCGCACCTGTGTCGAGGACGGCACGCACGACGCCTGGGTGAAGAAGTCGAACGACGCCTTCAAGGCCAGCGAGTTCACCGGCACCCCCTCCGTCCTGCTCAACGGCGAATCGATCTTCCCGTCGAAGGGGAACGAGCAGATCTCCGTGGAGAACCTGAAGAAGTGGGTCGCCGAGGCCAACAAGGGCAAGAAGGCCGGCACGGCCTCCCCGGCCGCCGGATCCGCAGCCCGCTGA
- the lgt gene encoding prolipoprotein diacylglyceryl transferase: protein MDLAYIPSPSTGVINLGPIPLRGYAFCIIIGVFVAVWLGNKRWIARGGTAGTVADIAVWAVPFGLVGGRLYHVITDYQLYFSEGENWVDAFKIWEGGLGIWGAIALGAVGAWIGCRRRGIPLPAYADAIAPGIALAQAIGRWGNWFNQELYGKPTDLPWALKITAGANREAGLYHPTFLYESLWCVGVALLVIWADRRFKLGHGRAFALYVAAYCAGRGWIEYMRVDEAHHILGLRLNVWTAIVVFVLAVAYIVISAKVRPGREEIVEPRSEKSDKADEDGKDGKDGKAETGDTAGDEAADEKKDADADADADGDKADAAPAEGAPSKDGADNGAGAGGR, encoded by the coding sequence ATGGACCTTGCCTACATTCCCAGCCCGTCGACCGGCGTGATCAACCTCGGACCGATCCCGCTGCGCGGCTATGCCTTCTGCATCATCATCGGTGTCTTCGTCGCCGTCTGGCTCGGCAACAAGCGCTGGATCGCCCGGGGCGGCACCGCCGGCACCGTGGCCGACATCGCCGTCTGGGCCGTGCCCTTCGGCCTCGTCGGCGGCCGGCTCTACCACGTGATCACCGACTACCAGCTGTACTTCAGCGAGGGTGAGAACTGGGTCGACGCCTTCAAGATCTGGGAGGGCGGCCTCGGTATCTGGGGCGCCATCGCGCTCGGCGCCGTCGGCGCCTGGATCGGCTGCCGCCGTCGCGGCATCCCGCTCCCGGCGTACGCGGACGCCATCGCGCCCGGCATCGCCCTCGCCCAGGCCATCGGCCGCTGGGGCAACTGGTTCAACCAGGAGCTCTACGGCAAGCCGACCGACCTGCCCTGGGCGCTGAAGATCACCGCGGGTGCCAACCGCGAGGCCGGCCTCTACCACCCGACCTTCCTCTACGAGTCGCTCTGGTGCGTCGGCGTCGCGCTCCTGGTCATCTGGGCGGACCGCCGCTTCAAGCTGGGCCACGGCCGCGCCTTCGCGCTGTACGTCGCCGCGTACTGCGCCGGCCGCGGCTGGATCGAGTACATGCGCGTCGACGAGGCGCACCACATCCTCGGCCTGCGGCTGAACGTGTGGACGGCGATCGTCGTCTTCGTCCTCGCGGTCGCCTACATCGTGATCTCGGCGAAGGTCCGCCCGGGCCGCGAGGAGATCGTCGAGCCGAGGTCGGAGAAGTCCGACAAGGCTGACGAGGACGGCAAGGACGGCAAGGACGGCAAGGCGGAGACGGGCGACACGGCGGGCGACGAGGCCGCCGACGAGAAGAAGGACGCCGACGCCGACGCCGACGCCGACGGCGACAAGGCCGACGCCGCCCCGGCCGAGGGCGCCCCCTCCAAGGACGGCGCGGACAACGGCGCAGGCGCCGGCGGGCGCTGA